A region of Candidatus Diapherotrites archaeon DNA encodes the following proteins:
- a CDS encoding 50S ribosomal protein L3 produces MTKKHKSRSGSLAYYPRKRALKETPTFTSFKAPQAKEGEASKPLNFLAYKAGMAHVLGKDTHPKGTTVGQEVASAVTVLEAPPLKVFGIRAYAKDDKGYGSRALFDVLAERQEKHLARKIGSFGAKKEGKKGVEAKEGKKAKAETVKQPKTVGDLEKEKARILEVCLLVHTQPYLTGIGKKKPEVSEVKLSGNVGQQTAFAMEKLGKEISAEDVFAAPEFVDVKAVTKGKGIQGVVKRFGIKTARPKAKKTRTVGAISPWNPSTVMWTVARAGQMGYHTRTEYNKKILKIAKPEEVNPGAGFSNYGLAKNTVLLLAGSIPGPAKRVIGLRKNIRKVVLKGPDISQVDYISK; encoded by the coding sequence ATGACAAAGAAGCACAAGTCCAGGTCCGGAAGCCTGGCTTATTATCCGAGAAAGCGGGCGCTTAAGGAAACGCCTACTTTCACCTCGTTCAAGGCTCCCCAGGCAAAGGAAGGCGAGGCCTCGAAGCCATTGAACTTTTTGGCTTACAAGGCAGGCATGGCGCACGTTCTTGGAAAGGACACCCACCCTAAGGGCACGACCGTCGGGCAGGAAGTCGCATCAGCTGTTACTGTGCTGGAAGCCCCGCCATTGAAGGTTTTCGGCATCAGGGCGTACGCGAAAGACGACAAGGGCTATGGTTCGAGGGCGTTGTTTGACGTTTTGGCTGAAAGGCAGGAAAAGCATTTGGCGAGAAAAATCGGTTCTTTCGGGGCGAAAAAGGAAGGCAAAAAAGGCGTTGAAGCAAAAGAGGGAAAAAAGGCAAAAGCGGAAACCGTGAAACAGCCGAAAACAGTCGGCGATTTGGAAAAGGAAAAAGCAAGGATTTTGGAAGTTTGTTTGCTCGTTCATACGCAACCCTATCTGACGGGCATCGGCAAGAAGAAACCGGAAGTCTCGGAAGTCAAGCTTTCAGGCAATGTCGGACAGCAGACCGCGTTTGCAATGGAAAAGCTTGGAAAGGAAATTTCGGCGGAAGACGTTTTTGCCGCGCCCGAATTCGTTGACGTTAAGGCTGTCACCAAGGGAAAGGGCATTCAGGGCGTTGTCAAAAGGTTCGGCATAAAGACCGCGAGGCCGAAAGCGAAAAAGACCAGGACAGTCGGCGCGATTTCGCCTTGGAATCCCTCGACAGTCATGTGGACTGTTGCAAGGGCGGGCCAGATGGGCTATCACACGCGCACGGAATACAACAAGAAGATTTTGAAGATTGCAAAGCCGGAAGAAGTCAATCCGGGCGCCGGCTTTTCAAATTACGGCCTGGCGAAAAACACTGTTTTGCTTTTGGCGGGCAGCATTCCGGGTCCGGCAAAAAGGGTCATCGGCCTGCGCAAGAACATCCGCAAAGTTGTCCTGAAAGGGCCGGACATAAGCCAGGTGGATTACATTTCAAAGTGA
- a CDS encoding type II toxin-antitoxin system RelE/ParE family toxin yields MAFELIFDKKALRELNGLEQETKRRIFSKLRQAKEEPKLFFERLQGRQDYKLRVGDYRVIADLDFGKKQILVTKAGHRRNVYD; encoded by the coding sequence ATGGCTTTCGAACTGATTTTTGACAAAAAAGCCCTCAGGGAACTGAACGGGCTTGAGCAGGAAACAAAAAGGCGCATTTTTTCAAAACTCCGGCAAGCCAAAGAAGAGCCAAAACTGTTTTTTGAACGGTTGCAGGGAAGGCAGGACTACAAGCTGCGGGTCGGAGACTATCGGGTTATTGCCGATTTGGACTTCGGCAAAAAGCAGATTCTGGTCACAAAAGCCGGGCACAGGCGGAACGTTTACGATTAG
- a CDS encoding cupredoxin domain-containing protein, translating into MKLFRHLIIAFVLLFLTQTVFAASNYSVDISFVQARTDSGADWAYQPSGSDNDLVDVRAFLYLNTAGYEPYAKVFAYAKIYGDRGNGYEYIKQTETKRFYLYPKSYNYANTSYTFGNYSEAYFAPGSAYYFNYPNKGVALYQDADGEVQWGDAFRIDDRYNNYKIVVYAGLEEDNVIQDEEWAYVNVSGGGSGGNYGGGNGGGYYGNADVQIRDNYFSPGTITVYEGDTVEWVNLGNNSHTVTFENTGGDSGTLNYNGTYRKTFNTEGTYYYHCRFHSEMTGTVRVLPRNGNGGGSGNSSCADITVNTHSVYVNENESVTERFSVRNNSDRTFYVDEVNVSDNSSYFNATEGYFSPSIAANGSGELEARISAGSVDFDQSSSATAGLRGRFSDGRTCSFSEIGDERFNVFISNNGASGNASDISFDNHSVTLNENDQRIETFTIRNDSGKRFYVEEVQTYTPSSDFSPSVSTYDSQIDGRGSGRIRLRFVSSVLTGDKTVKAYYKVRGRFEGGPAVSFDDIGLQEITVYLNDNAANFSSSCSSVYINAGNVSLGTNSTEYASFDIVNNSNSRFYISSAGATDNSGYFNVRELDYDNSIAPGGRGRIRVRVDSFDRSNVEGTATVRASGYFSESAGNRQCSGISESFSVRVDNSYGGSGNNYNGSDNFNNNGYAYTNGYVDQASCPDFKLVVPKEIALAKEDKVLVSIENPLGRSATIIVKGIGATAAPDTITVPKNSFTAKLIDVQLLSGSAQIVFDTTLSGCSISEKTSQLKLVSGQRLADRVTIGVETEAKGNETEITVTLQNKSDSLVSGTIEIGLPKEFSGETTKDLTLAANETRKIAFTVKQDKGIDKEVSVPVRFTAGNEQVTKTVQLKPAPVEGNAVSTAFAIIADNALTAGLIIIIIILVIALIIKMRN; encoded by the coding sequence TTGAAACTGTTCAGGCATCTCATAATCGCATTCGTCTTGCTTTTTCTCACGCAAACCGTTTTTGCGGCTTCAAACTATTCAGTTGACATTTCTTTCGTGCAGGCCCGCACGGATTCGGGCGCGGACTGGGCCTATCAGCCAAGCGGAAGCGACAATGACCTTGTCGACGTCAGGGCATTCCTTTACCTGAACACGGCAGGATACGAGCCTTACGCAAAAGTCTTCGCCTATGCTAAAATTTACGGCGACCGCGGCAATGGCTACGAGTACATCAAGCAGACGGAAACGAAAAGATTCTATTTGTACCCGAAATCCTACAACTACGCCAACACCAGTTACACTTTTGGAAACTATTCAGAGGCATACTTTGCCCCGGGCTCGGCATACTATTTCAATTATCCCAACAAGGGAGTCGCACTCTACCAGGACGCTGACGGCGAAGTGCAGTGGGGCGACGCTTTCAGGATTGACGACAGGTACAACAATTACAAGATAGTGGTTTACGCGGGCCTTGAAGAGGACAACGTCATACAGGACGAAGAATGGGCTTACGTGAACGTTTCCGGCGGAGGCTCCGGCGGCAATTATGGCGGGGGCAATGGCGGCGGCTATTATGGCAACGCCGACGTGCAGATAAGGGACAACTATTTCAGCCCGGGCACGATAACGGTTTATGAGGGCGACACAGTCGAATGGGTCAACCTCGGAAACAACTCGCACACGGTCACGTTTGAAAACACGGGCGGCGACAGCGGAACCCTGAACTACAACGGCACTTACAGGAAAACCTTCAACACTGAAGGCACATACTATTACCATTGCAGGTTCCATTCCGAAATGACAGGAACTGTCAGAGTGTTGCCAAGAAACGGCAATGGCGGCGGCTCGGGCAATTCAAGCTGCGCCGACATAACAGTTAACACGCACTCAGTTTACGTGAATGAAAACGAAAGCGTAACCGAAAGGTTTTCCGTGCGCAACAATTCCGACAGGACGTTTTACGTTGACGAAGTCAATGTCAGCGACAACAGCTCCTACTTCAATGCGACCGAAGGCTATTTCAGCCCAAGCATAGCCGCGAACGGCTCGGGCGAGCTTGAAGCCAGGATTTCGGCCGGCAGCGTCGACTTCGACCAGAGTTCGAGCGCTACAGCCGGACTGAGGGGCCGCTTTTCGGACGGGAGAACATGCTCGTTCTCCGAAATAGGCGATGAAAGATTCAATGTTTTCATCAGCAACAACGGCGCTTCCGGCAATGCTTCCGACATAAGCTTTGACAACCATTCGGTAACATTGAACGAAAACGACCAGAGGATTGAAACCTTCACGATAAGAAACGATTCCGGAAAAAGGTTTTACGTTGAGGAAGTGCAGACTTACACTCCGAGTTCCGATTTCAGCCCAAGCGTTTCCACTTACGACAGCCAGATTGACGGCAGGGGAAGCGGCCGCATAAGGCTCAGGTTCGTGTCATCCGTTCTCACGGGCGACAAGACAGTCAAGGCATATTACAAGGTGAGGGGCAGGTTCGAGGGCGGCCCGGCAGTGAGCTTTGACGACATCGGCCTGCAGGAAATAACCGTCTACCTCAACGACAATGCCGCGAACTTTTCGTCAAGCTGCTCAAGCGTTTACATAAACGCCGGAAACGTTTCGCTTGGCACGAATTCGACGGAATACGCGTCGTTCGACATAGTCAACAATTCGAACAGCAGGTTCTACATTTCAAGCGCGGGCGCAACCGACAACAGCGGCTACTTCAATGTCCGCGAACTCGACTACGACAATTCGATTGCGCCGGGCGGAAGAGGCCGCATAAGAGTGCGGGTCGACTCGTTTGACAGGAGCAATGTGGAAGGCACTGCTACTGTCAGGGCCAGCGGCTATTTCAGCGAAAGCGCCGGCAACAGGCAGTGCTCAGGCATAAGCGAAAGCTTTTCGGTCAGGGTCGACAACAGTTACGGCGGCTCCGGCAACAATTACAATGGCAGCGACAATTTCAACAACAACGGCTATGCTTACACTAACGGCTATGTCGACCAGGCGAGCTGCCCGGACTTCAAACTTGTAGTGCCGAAAGAAATTGCCTTGGCAAAAGAGGACAAGGTCCTGGTTTCAATCGAAAACCCCCTCGGGAGAAGCGCGACAATCATCGTAAAGGGCATCGGCGCAACCGCTGCACCCGACACAATCACCGTGCCGAAAAATTCTTTCACTGCAAAGCTCATCGACGTGCAATTGCTTTCAGGCAGCGCACAGATTGTCTTCGACACAACGCTTTCAGGCTGCAGCATAAGCGAAAAAACCTCGCAGTTGAAACTCGTTTCAGGGCAGAGGCTTGCGGACAGGGTAACGATCGGCGTTGAAACCGAAGCGAAAGGCAATGAAACCGAAATCACTGTAACGTTGCAGAACAAGTCCGACAGCCTTGTTTCGGGCACAATCGAAATCGGCCTGCCGAAGGAATTCAGCGGCGAAACCACAAAGGATTTGACGCTTGCCGCAAACGAAACCAGGAAAATCGCTTTCACTGTCAAACAGGACAAGGGCATTGACAAGGAAGTCAGCGTTCCAGTCAGGTTCACTGCCGGTAACGAGCAGGTAACAAAAACCGTTCAGCTCAAGCCCGCACCGGTAGAAGGCAACGCTGTTTCAACTGCTTTCGCGATAATCGCGGACAACGCCCTGACAGCCGGCCTCATCATAATCATCATAATCCTCGTCATAGCGCTCATAATCAAAATGAGAAACTAG
- a CDS encoding RtcB family protein yields the protein MKVERVNEFVWEIPKTEKPGMNVPARIYANKTLFDGMDDGVFEQVTNIACMPGIQRYALAMPDAHQGYGSPVGGVAAFDLEEGVISPGVIGFDVNCGMRLLKTNLTLKDVQPKIRDLVNRLFELVPAGVGRKGTLKLSRSEMQEMMVEGVPWIVRKGFGWKNDAERIEEKGRVEGANPAMVSKEAFDRGMVQLGTLGSGNHYLEVQVVREENVFDWKAGKAFGLEEGLVKEGQIFVMVHCGSRGFGHQICTDYVREFEPAMKKYGLNVKDRELACAPFASGEGKRYYAAMACASNYAFCNRQAIIHNTRLAFERVLGQSAESMGMEIVYDVAHNIAKVEEHKVEGKRKKLVVHRKGSTRSFGPGQPELAEMYRGIGQPVIVGGSMETGSFVCAGTEKAMDETFGSTMHGSGRTMSRAQAKKEFNGGELLKRMERQGIFVKSASTQGLAEEAGGAYKSISEVVDTMDKAGISRKVFGLKPIGNIKG from the coding sequence ATGAAAGTCGAAAGGGTGAACGAGTTTGTCTGGGAAATTCCGAAAACGGAAAAGCCCGGCATGAATGTTCCGGCGCGGATTTACGCGAACAAAACGCTTTTTGACGGAATGGATGACGGCGTCTTCGAGCAGGTGACAAACATTGCCTGCATGCCAGGCATCCAAAGGTATGCGCTTGCCATGCCCGACGCGCACCAAGGATACGGAAGCCCTGTTGGCGGCGTTGCCGCATTTGATCTGGAAGAAGGCGTCATCAGCCCCGGAGTCATCGGTTTTGACGTGAACTGCGGCATGCGCCTGTTGAAAACGAATCTGACTTTGAAGGACGTTCAGCCCAAAATAAGGGACCTTGTGAACAGGCTGTTTGAACTGGTGCCGGCGGGCGTTGGAAGGAAGGGAACATTGAAGCTTTCGCGAAGTGAAATGCAGGAAATGATGGTTGAAGGAGTTCCGTGGATTGTGCGCAAGGGCTTCGGCTGGAAGAATGACGCGGAAAGGATTGAAGAGAAAGGCAGGGTTGAAGGAGCGAATCCTGCAATGGTGAGCAAGGAAGCCTTTGATAGGGGCATGGTCCAGCTTGGCACGCTTGGCTCGGGAAACCATTACCTTGAAGTGCAGGTTGTCCGTGAGGAAAATGTTTTTGACTGGAAGGCGGGAAAGGCGTTTGGATTGGAAGAGGGCCTTGTAAAGGAAGGGCAGATTTTTGTGATGGTCCACTGCGGTTCGCGCGGATTCGGCCACCAGATTTGCACGGACTATGTGAGGGAGTTCGAGCCGGCCATGAAAAAATACGGCCTGAACGTAAAGGACAGGGAACTTGCGTGTGCGCCATTTGCAAGCGGAGAAGGCAAAAGATATTATGCCGCGATGGCCTGTGCAAGCAACTATGCGTTCTGCAACAGGCAGGCTATTATACATAATACGCGCTTGGCTTTTGAACGGGTCCTCGGCCAAAGCGCGGAGTCCATGGGAATGGAAATCGTTTACGACGTCGCGCACAACATCGCGAAGGTCGAAGAGCACAAGGTCGAAGGCAAGAGGAAAAAGCTTGTAGTTCACAGGAAGGGAAGCACGCGAAGCTTTGGTCCCGGCCAGCCCGAGTTGGCGGAAATGTACCGCGGAATCGGCCAGCCGGTCATTGTCGGCGGTTCGATGGAAACCGGCAGTTTTGTCTGCGCGGGCACTGAAAAGGCAATGGATGAGACTTTTGGCAGCACAATGCACGGTTCTGGAAGGACCATGTCAAGGGCACAGGCAAAAAAGGAGTTCAATGGCGGGGAACTGCTGAAAAGAATGGAAAGGCAGGGCATTTTTGTGAAGTCGGCTTCCACGCAAGGCCTTGCAGAAGAGGCCGGAGGCGCGTACAAGAGTATCTCGGAAGTGGTTGACACAATGGACAAGGCAGGCATCAGCAGGAAGGTTTTCGGCCTGAAACCGATAGGAAACATAAAAGGTTGA
- a CDS encoding archease, whose amino-acid sequence MRQKEAKKSEQKFRKFVYIENVAIADVAFEAFGESEEELFRSCALALFEVMTRTKKVRPKLEKKVELKSDSIENLLYDWLSRLIYLKDVEGALFGKFDVDIVKKGAEFVLKARVFGQKVEEVESAGTDVKAITKHLFAVEKDGSAWKATVVLDI is encoded by the coding sequence ATGCGGCAAAAAGAGGCGAAGAAATCTGAGCAGAAGTTCAGGAAATTCGTTTACATCGAGAACGTCGCGATAGCGGATGTCGCATTCGAGGCTTTCGGCGAAAGCGAGGAAGAGTTGTTCCGCAGTTGCGCGCTCGCATTGTTTGAGGTCATGACAAGGACGAAAAAGGTAAGGCCGAAACTGGAAAAAAAGGTCGAATTGAAATCCGATTCGATTGAAAATCTGCTGTACGACTGGCTTAGCAGGCTGATTTATTTGAAGGATGTCGAAGGCGCCTTGTTCGGAAAGTTCGACGTCGACATAGTGAAAAAGGGCGCCGAATTCGTGCTGAAGGCCAGGGTTTTCGGCCAGAAGGTTGAAGAAGTCGAATCCGCGGGCACGGATGTCAAGGCCATAACAAAGCACCTGTTTGCCGTTGAAAAGGATGGAAGCGCGTGGAAGGCGACGGTGGTATTGGACATTTGA
- the rpiB gene encoding ribose 5-phosphate isomerase B: protein MPKIAIGSDHAAFRLKEKTKEWLKAKGFSVEDLGTHSEESADYPDYAKKVAKEVAAGKADFGVLICGTGIGMSMAANKFKGVRAAVCHDAFSAQMAREHNDANVLCFGSRTTDEKKAEEIVDKFFSTDFAGARDGGERHLRRVKKIEE from the coding sequence ATGCCAAAAATCGCTATCGGCTCCGACCACGCAGCGTTCAGGCTGAAAGAGAAAACCAAGGAATGGCTGAAGGCTAAAGGCTTTTCCGTCGAGGATTTGGGCACGCACAGCGAGGAAAGCGCGGATTACCCTGATTACGCGAAGAAGGTTGCAAAAGAAGTGGCTGCTGGCAAGGCCGACTTCGGGGTTTTGATTTGCGGCACGGGCATCGGCATGTCGATGGCGGCAAACAAGTTTAAGGGCGTGCGCGCCGCGGTCTGCCATGACGCTTTTTCCGCGCAGATGGCGCGCGAGCACAATGACGCGAATGTTTTGTGCTTCGGCAGCCGCACCACCGACGAGAAAAAAGCGGAAGAAATAGTTGACAAATTCTTTTCAACCGACTTTGCCGGCGCACGCGATGGCGGCGAAAGGCATTTGCGCAGGGTAAAAAAGATTGAAGAATAA
- a CDS encoding 30S ribosomal protein S10, giving the protein MQKARIKLTSPDFKLLNEICDRILDIAEKTGVKHSGSIPLPTKKLVVPTRKSPCGGGTESYEHWEMRVHKRLIDIQADERTLHRVMRVEIPEKVHVEIELKE; this is encoded by the coding sequence ATGCAGAAAGCAAGAATAAAGCTGACTTCCCCGGATTTCAAGCTGTTGAATGAAATCTGTGACAGGATTCTTGATATCGCGGAGAAGACCGGCGTAAAGCATTCCGGCAGCATTCCGTTGCCGACGAAAAAGCTTGTCGTTCCGACAAGGAAGAGCCCGTGCGGCGGCGGAACCGAAAGCTACGAGCACTGGGAAATGAGAGTGCACAAAAGGCTGATTGACATCCAGGCAGACGAAAGGACTTTGCACAGGGTAATGCGCGTTGAAATTCCCGAAAAAGTGCACGTGGAAATAGAGCTCAAGGAATAA
- the tuf gene encoding translation elongation factor EF-1 subunit alpha, protein MAAKNHINLVFIGHVDHGKSTTVGRLLYDSGALSEQDYRKLEQEAQALGKGTFAFAFAMDNLKEERERGITIDVAYKKFKAKKNEFTIIDAPGHKDFVKNMITGTSQADAAVLVVSAKDGIQAQTKEHAFLSQVMGIKQLVVALNKMDEVGYDEAKYKTVHDDILKLLKGVGFKEDNIKFVPISAWKGDNIAKKTENMKWYTGLTLIDTLDTLVAPEPPVDKPLRLPIQDVYNIKGIGVVPVGRVETGVLKPNDKIVFMPSGKSGEVKSVEMHHEQLSEAVPGDNVGFNVRGLTKEDVSRGDVVGHDKNPPTVAKEFTAQIVVLSHPTAIPVGYTPVFHMHTAQLSCTLTELQKKLDPKTGQVKEENPKFLKAGDAAIVKVVPLKPVVVEEYKMFPQLGRFAIRDMGQTVAAGLVQSIVKKEAGK, encoded by the coding sequence ATGGCAGCAAAAAACCACATCAACCTGGTTTTCATCGGGCATGTTGACCATGGAAAGTCGACAACCGTCGGAAGGCTTCTGTACGATTCCGGAGCACTGTCCGAACAGGATTACAGGAAGCTTGAACAGGAAGCGCAGGCGCTCGGCAAGGGCACGTTTGCGTTCGCGTTCGCAATGGACAACCTCAAGGAAGAAAGGGAAAGGGGCATAACCATTGACGTCGCTTACAAAAAGTTCAAGGCCAAAAAGAACGAGTTCACGATTATTGACGCACCGGGCCACAAGGACTTTGTCAAGAACATGATAACCGGAACATCGCAGGCAGACGCCGCAGTCCTGGTCGTGTCAGCAAAGGATGGCATCCAGGCGCAGACAAAAGAGCACGCGTTCCTGTCACAGGTCATGGGAATCAAGCAGCTCGTTGTCGCATTGAACAAAATGGACGAAGTCGGCTACGATGAGGCAAAATACAAGACGGTCCACGACGACATACTCAAGCTTTTGAAGGGCGTGGGCTTCAAGGAAGACAACATCAAGTTCGTTCCAATTTCGGCTTGGAAGGGCGACAACATCGCCAAGAAAACCGAAAACATGAAATGGTACACGGGCCTGACGCTCATTGACACGCTCGACACCCTTGTTGCGCCGGAACCCCCGGTTGACAAGCCGCTGAGGCTGCCAATCCAGGACGTTTACAACATCAAGGGCATCGGCGTTGTACCGGTCGGCAGGGTCGAAACAGGCGTTTTGAAGCCGAACGACAAGATCGTATTCATGCCGTCGGGAAAATCCGGCGAAGTGAAGTCCGTTGAAATGCACCACGAACAGCTTTCAGAAGCGGTTCCGGGCGACAACGTCGGCTTCAATGTCCGCGGCCTGACAAAAGAAGACGTTTCAAGGGGCGACGTTGTCGGACACGACAAGAACCCGCCCACAGTCGCAAAGGAATTCACTGCGCAGATTGTGGTGCTGTCGCACCCGACCGCAATTCCGGTCGGCTACACTCCGGTGTTCCACATGCACACCGCACAGCTTTCATGCACCCTGACAGAGCTGCAGAAAAAGCTTGACCCGAAAACGGGCCAGGTCAAGGAAGAAAACCCCAAGTTCCTGAAAGCAGGCGACGCGGCAATCGTCAAGGTTGTACCGTTGAAGCCGGTTGTTGTCGAGGAATACAAGATGTTCCCGCAGCTCGGCCGCTTTGCGATAAGGGACATGGGCCAGACCGTTGCGGCAGGGCTCGTGCAGAGCATTGTCAAAAAAGAAGCAGGGAAATGA
- a CDS encoding elongation factor EF-2, translating to MAKKEEIAHLAEKLMNTRENIRNMGIVAHIDHGKTTLSDNLVAAAGLISEELAGKQQFMDHYHLEQERGITINAANVSLVHEVHGKQCLINLIDTPGHIDFGGEVIRAMRAVDGVILVVDSVEGVMPQTETVIRQALKENVKPVLFINKIDRLINELQLTEQQMQERFIKTITQVNGLIKKTAPKAFIDEWTVKVQDGSVSFGSAYNNWAISIIQMKETGIGFKDIYDYCKGGKQKELAKKSPLHACVLEMVVKHLPNPIQAQKYRTPVIWGGDKESPIYKSMSECDPNGEFAMMVTDITVDPHAGDVATGRIYSGTVKKGMKVKLIGSQKEVQLQQVGLYMGPERVTIDEAPAGNIACLIGIKEIYAGETVSTIDMDVFESFKSSAEPVMTISVEAKQTKDLPKLIEVLKQISKEDPNVVTSINSDTGEHLISGMGELHLDVTRYRIEVDHKIPINVSQPIVVYRETITSESELLEGKSPNKHNKFKMYARPIEPAIMEKLIESKIDGKIKPKDKNMTAKLEEIGFDKETAKRIWAIHNNCILVDMTRGITALHEIRELVMEGFNDAMDQGPLAKEKCFGVEVVLDDASLHEDAIHRGPAQILPVITRTIYASMLQGGAVLYEPKQTLTINVPQDFMGSASKELGARRTQINEMRTEGDTCIIIAKAPVKELIGFSAAIRGATQGRALWTAEYFGYEPLPRELQKIIVTEVRKRKGMDPEVKPFGFFLE from the coding sequence GTGGCAAAGAAAGAGGAAATAGCGCATCTTGCTGAAAAGCTGATGAACACAAGGGAAAACATCCGCAACATGGGCATAGTCGCACATATTGATCATGGCAAGACGACACTAAGTGACAATTTGGTTGCTGCGGCCGGCCTGATTTCAGAGGAGCTTGCCGGAAAACAGCAGTTCATGGACCACTATCACCTGGAACAGGAGCGGGGCATAACAATCAATGCCGCGAACGTTTCGCTTGTCCACGAAGTGCACGGAAAGCAGTGCCTCATCAACCTCATTGACACGCCCGGCCACATAGACTTCGGCGGCGAAGTGATAAGGGCAATGAGGGCAGTTGATGGAGTCATACTCGTTGTGGACTCCGTTGAAGGCGTGATGCCGCAGACCGAAACAGTCATAAGGCAGGCGCTCAAGGAAAATGTGAAGCCCGTGCTGTTCATCAACAAGATCGACAGGCTCATAAATGAACTGCAGCTGACAGAACAGCAGATGCAGGAAAGGTTCATCAAGACAATAACGCAGGTCAACGGCCTCATAAAAAAGACTGCGCCCAAAGCGTTCATTGATGAGTGGACTGTAAAGGTGCAGGACGGCAGCGTTTCATTCGGCTCGGCCTACAACAACTGGGCAATCTCCATAATCCAGATGAAGGAGACGGGCATAGGATTCAAGGACATTTACGATTACTGCAAGGGCGGAAAGCAGAAAGAGCTGGCAAAAAAATCGCCGTTGCATGCATGCGTCCTCGAAATGGTTGTGAAGCACCTGCCAAACCCGATCCAGGCGCAAAAGTACCGAACGCCGGTCATCTGGGGCGGCGACAAGGAAAGCCCGATTTACAAGTCGATGTCGGAATGCGACCCGAACGGCGAATTCGCAATGATGGTTACCGACATCACAGTCGACCCGCACGCGGGCGATGTTGCGACAGGCAGGATTTACAGCGGCACAGTCAAAAAGGGCATGAAAGTCAAGCTCATAGGCTCGCAAAAGGAAGTGCAGTTGCAGCAGGTCGGCCTGTACATGGGCCCGGAAAGGGTAACGATTGACGAGGCCCCGGCTGGAAACATTGCCTGCCTCATAGGAATCAAGGAAATTTACGCGGGCGAAACCGTTTCAACGATTGACATGGATGTCTTCGAATCGTTCAAGTCAAGCGCGGAACCTGTGATGACGATCAGCGTCGAGGCAAAGCAGACAAAGGATCTGCCGAAACTCATCGAAGTGCTGAAACAGATTTCAAAGGAAGACCCGAACGTCGTGACTTCGATAAACTCTGACACGGGCGAGCACCTCATTTCAGGCATGGGCGAACTGCACTTGGACGTAACAAGGTACAGAATAGAAGTGGACCACAAGATTCCGATAAACGTGTCCCAGCCAATCGTCGTTTACAGGGAAACAATCACAAGCGAATCCGAACTGCTTGAAGGAAAATCGCCGAACAAGCACAACAAGTTCAAAATGTACGCCAGGCCGATAGAGCCCGCAATAATGGAAAAGCTCATTGAATCCAAAATCGACGGCAAGATAAAGCCGAAGGACAAGAACATGACGGCAAAGCTGGAAGAAATCGGCTTTGACAAGGAAACCGCAAAACGCATCTGGGCAATCCACAATAACTGCATTCTTGTCGACATGACGCGCGGAATAACGGCGTTGCACGAAATCCGCGAGCTAGTGATGGAAGGCTTCAACGACGCAATGGACCAGGGCCCCTTGGCGAAGGAAAAATGCTTCGGCGTCGAAGTCGTTCTGGACGACGCGTCATTGCACGAGGACGCCATACATCGCGGGCCCGCGCAAATCCTCCCGGTCATAACAAGGACCATTTACGCTTCAATGCTGCAAGGCGGCGCGGTACTGTACGAACCCAAACAGACGCTCACCATAAACGTTCCCCAGGACTTCATGGGCTCGGCATCAAAAGAGCTTGGCGCAAGAAGGACGCAGATAAACGAAATGCGCACGGAAGGCGACACCTGCATAATCATTGCCAAGGCTCCGGTCAAGGAACTCATCGGATTCTCGGCAGCAATCAGGGGCGCGACGCAGGGAAGGGCATTGTGGACAGCCGAATACTTCGGTTACGAGCCATTGCCAAGGGAACTCCAGAAAATCATAGTCACGGAAGTCCGCAAGCGCAAGGGCATGGACCCGGAAGTCAAGCCGTTCGGATTCTTCCTCGAATGA